The Leptotrichia sp. OH3620_COT-345 DNA segment TGCTATATCTTCCTTATATCTATGATAAAAATCTACCCCCTCTTTTGCAGGATAATAATAACCTTCTTCAAAATCAAGCATTTCCTTTTTTCCTTTTATTATATCTCCCCTATCTTTTCCTAAAGGGATCAAATCTACATTGGCAGCACCTCTTCCACCTTCATTGTAGCCTCCTTCATACTGATTTGCAGCTGTTGCGCCTCCCCATAAAAAATCTTTTTTAAATCCTTTTTCAGACATTTTAATACCTCCATTTTTATTGTTTTCAATTCAGTATATTTATTATTTCTTCTCCGAAATCCGAATATTTTTTGTTTGTTTCTATTATATCCAGATAATCATCAGTATTTGTTATTATTATAGGAGTAGTTACAATGTACCCTTCTTTTTTTATACCTTCTATATCAAATTCAAGTAACAAATCTCCTTTTCTTACTTTTTCTCCCTGTTTTACCTTTGGATAAAAATATCTCCCTTCCAGTTTTACTGTATCCAGACCTACATGAATTAATATTTCCGTTCCCTTATCAGTTATCATTGCTATAGCATGATGTGTAGGAAAAAATGTTACTATCTGACCGTCTGCAGGAGAAAACACTTTTCCTTCATCAGGTATTACCGCCAAACCTTTCCCCATTGCCTCAGAAGAAAATGCTTCATCTTCAATATTTTTCAGTTTTTCTACTTTCCCTTTTAAAGGACTGTATAAAGTTTCCTTTTCTACTAATTTATTTTCCGAAACTACGTTTTTTTCTTTATTTGTCGAAATATTCTCACTTTCAGTATCATCTTTATATGTAAAAAATGTTATTACAAATCCTAAAATAAAAGCTACGGTTATTGATATCAGTATCCCATAAAATCCCATATCAATCCCTGTTTTGGGATTGATAAATGTAGGTATCCCGAAAACTCCAAGTCCTCCCATTGAATATTTCAGTGTCCCGAACATTCCTGCAACTACAGCTCCGATTCCCGAGACAATACAGCTTATTATAAAAGGTTTTTTCTTAGGTAACGTTATTCCATAAATTGCAGGTTCAGTTACTCCGAATATTCCTGATATAAATGCCGGTACTGTTAAACTTCTCAACTTCCGATCCTTTGTCTTCATCATTATTGCCAATACAACTCCGATCTGGGCAAATGAAGGAGGAAAAGCAAACATCAGTATAGTACCCGTTCCCATGACAGCAATGTTATTTATAGCAATAGGTATTAATCCCCAATGCAATCCAAACATTACAAAAACC contains these protein-coding regions:
- a CDS encoding beta-glucoside-specific PTS transporter subunit IIABC, yielding MKYRKLAEEIISGIGGKENINSLTHCVTRLRFKLKNEDIAQTEKLKKTDGIVTVVKSGGQYQVVIGNHVPDVYKEVVEIAGISNFDISDGGDVENTNIFNKIIDLLSGVFAPTLGILSATGMIKGTVSLLTTFGIITKTSGTYNILQATGDSLFYFFPIFLGFTAAKKFKLNQFTGMAIGASLVHPLVMGMLKNEVVFTAFKGIPIIETDILATFLGIPVLLMNYTSSVVPVIVAVFFASKIEKFFMRVIPDVVKTFLVPFCTLLIIVPLTFLSIGPVTTWAAHGVGAFTMLLSEISPILAGALIGTFWQVFVMFGLHWGLIPIAINNIAVMGTGTILMFAFPPSFAQIGVVLAIMMKTKDRKLRSLTVPAFISGIFGVTEPAIYGITLPKKKPFIISCIVSGIGAVVAGMFGTLKYSMGGLGVFGIPTFINPKTGIDMGFYGILISITVAFILGFVITFFTYKDDTESENISTNKEKNVVSENKLVEKETLYSPLKGKVEKLKNIEDEAFSSEAMGKGLAVIPDEGKVFSPADGQIVTFFPTHHAIAMITDKGTEILIHVGLDTVKLEGRYFYPKVKQGEKVRKGDLLLEFDIEGIKKEGYIVTTPIIITNTDDYLDIIETNKKYSDFGEEIINILN